In the Hordeum vulgare subsp. vulgare chromosome 7H, MorexV3_pseudomolecules_assembly, whole genome shotgun sequence genome, one interval contains:
- the LOC123413615 gene encoding glycerophosphodiester phosphodiesterase GDPDL4-like, protein MRSSSRVRGGGGGGGQAAAFLAALLCGLLLLLGAADAQGIRRPTAYKTLRGDAPLVIAQGGFSGVFPDSSQAAFAFALLASAPDTSVWCDVQLTKDGVGVCLRDINMANCTNAALVYPAKKKKYVIDGVPKTGYFSLDFNYSEVQTTYLTQGFYSRTDRFDSIYTIFSVTDLQSYIKPPSVWLNVQRDIFYTQHGLNMRRYIVSILKSVSVKYISSPELGFLKSISKRVGSRTKLVFRFPDNFMSDPSINQTYSLLSKNLTFIKTIASGIMVPKSYIWPVTNDNYLQPPTSFVQDAHSAGLEIYASDFANDRIIPYNYSYDPLQEYLSFISDGGFSVDGVLTDYPITASEAIGCFTHLNESKADHGKPLIISHNGASGDYPDCTDLAYLNAIKDGADVIDCALQVTEDGVLICMSSINLLDTTNVQMTPFSTRTSVIPEIKSTPGIFTFNLTWNDISDSSLKPKISSPLSSYYLVRNPRYTNDGKFVKFSDFLEYGKDKDLSGIMIIVENAAFMAKSLGVDVLESLTTALSEAGYDNQTTKEVMIQSKDSAVLVKLKQQKTKYKLVYTLPLGIGDASPSSLADVKKFAEAVVVDRNSFFATSVQFIINQTSLVKDLQSAGLTVYAQVFRNEFLSQPWDFFSDETVEINSYAQSLKVDGLITDFPKTVRRYKRNSCTEKVKPAYMETVEVGGLAQLLERNAVPQAQPPTVSPMPGLNATEVQQPPFPPVASKNAPPGAAPPPGSSPSDAHTTAASTCILLVAACAALLL, encoded by the exons ATGAGGAGCAGCAGCAGAgtccgcggaggaggaggtggtggcggacagGCCGCCGCCTTCCTCGCCGCGCTGCTGTGCGGCCTCCTGCTCTTGCTCGGCGCCGCCGACGCGCAGGGCATCCGGCGCCCCACCGCCTACAAAACCCTACGAG GTGATGCTCCCCTTGTTATCGCCCAAGGCGGATTTTCAGGGGTATTTCCTGATTCCAGCCAGGCCGCCTTTGCTTTCGCATTGCTTGCCAGCGCACCTGATACAAGCGTGTGGTGCGATGTGCAACTCACAAAGGATGGTGTTGGGGTTTGCCTTCGGGATATAAACATGGCAAACTGCACCAATGCCGCACTAGTCTACCCTgcgaaaaagaagaaatatgttatCGATGGCGTGCCGAAGACTGGATACTTCTCTCTCGACTTCAACTATTCTGAGGTCCAAACGACTTATT TAACACAGGGATTTTATTCTCGCACCGACAGGTTTGATTCCATATATACTATCTTTTCTGTGACAGACTTGCAGTCCTATATCAAGCCGCCTTCGGTTTGGTTGAATGTTCAG CGTGACATCTTCTATACGCAACATGGTTTGAACATGAGAAGATACATTGTTTCCATCCTAAAGAGTGTCTCTGTGAAGTATATTTCATCACCTGAGTTGGGTTTCCTCAAAAGCATATCTAAAAGAGTTGGCAGCAGAACGAAGCTTGTGTTTCGCTTTCCTGATAACTTTATGTCTGATCCTTCTATAAACCAAACCTATAGCTTGCTGTCCAAGAACCTAACGTTTATTAAGACAATTGCTTCTGGTATCATGGTCCCGAAGAGCTACATCTGGCCAGTGACGAATGATAACTATCTGCAGCCTCCAACATCCTTTGTACAAGATGCCCACAGTGCAGGGCTAGAAATTTATGCATCTGACTTTGCAAATGATAGGATTATTCCCTATAACTACAGTTATGATCCCTTGCAAGAATACCTATCATTTATAAGTGATGGCGGATTCTCCGTGGATGGTGTGTTAACAGACTATCCTATTACTGCATCTGAGGCTATTG GCTGTTTTACTCACTTGAATGAAAGTAAAGCGGATCATG GGAAACCTTTAATTATTTCACATAATGGTGCCAGTGGAGACTATCCGGATTGTACTGATCTTGCCTACCTGAATGCAATTAAAGATGGTGCGGACGTGATTGACTGTGCCCTTCAAGTGACAGAAGATGGAGTTCTTATTTGCATGAGTTCCATCAACCTGCTCGATACCACCAATGTTCAGATGACACCTTTCAGTACCCGTACATCTGTCATTCCTGAAATTAAGAGTACACCAGGGATTTTTACATTCAACCTTACTTGGAACGACATAAGCGATAGTTCTTTGAAAC CCAAGATATCTAGCCCATTGAGTAGCTACTATCTTGTAAGAAACCCGAGGTACACAAATGATGGGAAGTTTGTCAAGTTCTCAGACTTTCTGGAATATGGAAAGGATAAGGATTTGTCTGGCATCATGATTATTGTGGAG AATGCTGCATTTATGGCGAAGTCATTAGGAGTTGATGTTCTCGAGTCCTTAACCACTGCCTTAAGTGAGGCTGGCTATGATAATCAAACTACCAAGGAAGTCATGATCCAGTCAAAAGATAGCGCTGTTCTTGTCAAATTGAAGCAGCAGAAAACAAAATACAAGCTTGTTTACACTCTCCCGCTAGGCATTGGGGATGCTTCTCCTTCCTCCCTAGCTGATGTCAAGAAGTTTGCCGAGGCTGTAGTCGTTGACAGGAATTCcttttttgcaacaagtgttcAATTTATCATCAACCAAACCAGCCTTGTGAAAGATCTGCAGTCCGCAGGACTAACGGTATATGCGCAGGTGTTCCGCAATGAGTTTCTATCACAACCTTGGGACTTCTTCTCAGACGAGACAGTGGAAATCAATAGCTATGCTCAGTCTCTTAAAGTCGATGGCTTAATTACTGACTTCCCCAAGACAGTAAGGAGATACAAGA GGAATTCATGTACAGAAAAGGTCAAGCCCGCCTACATGGAGACCGTTGAAGTCGGCGGCCTCGCGCAGTTACTCGAGAGAAATGCCGTTCCTCAGGCTCAGCCGCCAACCGTGTCACCGATGCCAGGATTGAACGCAACAGAGGTGCAGCAGCCGCCATTCCCGCCTGTCGCGTCCAAGAATGCACCTCCTGGTGCCGCCCCACCTCCGGGTTCATCGCCGTCTGACGCTCACACAACAGCTGCAAGCACCTGCATTCTGCTGGTAGCGGCCTGTGCAGCTCTGCTGCTTTGA